From Cryptococcus neoformans var. neoformans B-3501A chromosome 6, whole genome shotgun sequence, the proteins below share one genomic window:
- a CDS encoding hypothetical protein (HMMPfam hit to OPT, OPT oligopeptide transporter protein, score: 285.0, E(): 1.2e-82), whose product MNPVSPTSSRGMREYIPQGMEDEDLDGEYLDMEEPIEGDFTLRAILAGLGVGVVLCMTNIYFGLQTGWVSMMSLQSALLGFAIFRVPTFLPRLFPSMRPFTPQENVVLQTTAVATGTMPLAAGLVGIIPALSMMSPEIDGREPLFMGWGDLIMWCLAVAFFGVFLAVPLRKQVIVKEKLVFPSGTATAQLISLLHHTPPVEVQGVRTTAYRRLRRSSTSVSPNRSRRHDNDEEDEWGEDREAEWEEEKDVDIMTGKGWWALGASFIASGSLTVLSFLFPILFSIPVFDVLSLPFGSSLAASWMWWQVHAFTILWIIMGFPVTVSMNIGMVVGWAMLSPLSKHLGWAPGPVSSTTDGARGWILWVALAIMIAESIISLLPITFSYVSTAFRQYRQRNYRPGIFASAPRSPSSQVSAEDDYFTPPDKDEEPEHEPPERLVPNSWVLWGLGVSGVMGVILVWFVFGSDGIHPWATAIGLLLASVLSLIGVRALGETDLNPVSGIGKISQLFFAILQPGNVVANIIAGGVAEAGAQQAGDLMQDLKTGHLLRASPRSQFYGQMIGSLASVFVATAGYKFYTSAYTIPGPEFAVPSAGIWLNLARLLNNGHLPSHVIPFMLGFGALFACLSFVKAFRSSFPASIASSRLVTLLPSGIAFAVGFLNSPSFSIARLIGGYIAYRAAKATRTGETPLLMIVVASGFVLGEGVVSVITLGLTSAGVGAISCWGCGINGGGYCSGGCS is encoded by the exons ATGAATCCAGT CTCCCCGACATCATCCAGAGGTATGCGGGAGTACATACCACAGGGAatggaagacgaggacCTAGATGGGGAGTATCTAGACATGGAGGAACCTATCGAAGGGGATTTTACACTGAGAGCGATTTTGGCTGGGCTCGGGGTAGGAGTGGTGCTCTGCATGACCAATATATACTTTGGGCTTCAAACCG GATGGGTGTCAATGATGTCTCTGCAATCCGCCCTCCTTGGATTTGCAATATTCCGCGTTCCtactttccttcctcgatTGTTCCCGTCCATGAGACCTTTCACACCTCAAGAGAACGTCGTGCTACAGACAACAGCCGTGGCTACCGGTACTATGCCCCTCGCCGCCGGCCTTGTAGGAATCATACCAGCGTTGAGCATGATGAGCCCGGAGATCGACGGGCGAGAGCCGCTCTTCATGGGATGGGGTGATCTGATCATGTGGTGTCTGGCAGTAGCTTTTTTTGG GGTGTTCCTGGCGGTACCGCTGCGTAAGCAAGTTAttgtgaaagagaaacTTGTTTTCCCCTCAGGCA CTGCAACTGCACAgctcatctctcttcttcaccatacACCCCCCGTTGAAGTGCAAGGGGTACGAACCACGGCATATCGCCGTTTACGTCGCTCGTCAACTTCTGTCTCGCCTAATCGGAGCCGCAGGCATGATAacgacgaggaggacgaaTGGGGTGAGGATAGAGAGGCagagtgggaagaagaaaaggatgtGGATATCATGACTGGTAAGGGATGGTGGGCTTTGGGGGCTAGTTTCATTGCTAGTGGCAGTCTTACT GTTTTaagcttccttttccccatcTTATTCTCCATCCCAGTATTTGACGTTTTGAGTCTTCCATTTGGGTCAAGTCTTGCAGCCAGCTGGATGTGGTGGCAG GTTCACGCCTTCACTATCCTAT GGATCATTATGGGGTTCCCTGTAACTGTTTCGATGAATATCGGAATGGTAGTAGGATGGGCTATGCTCTCACCCTTATCAAAACATCTTGGATGGGCACCCGGTCCAGTTTCATCTACAACGGATGGAGCTAGAGGTTGGATT CTATGGGTTGCACTAGCCATCATGATAGCCGAGTCAATCATTTCTCTGCTCCCCATCACTTTTTCTTATGTCTCTACTGCTTTTCGCCAGTACCGCCAGCGCAATTACCGACCTGGCATCTTCGCTTCCGCACCGCGatcaccctcctcccaaGTCTCGGCAGAAGACGATTACTTCACTCCGCCAgacaaggacgaggagcCAGAACATGAGCCTCCTGAAAGGCTGGTTCCAAATTCATGGGTGTTATGGGGCTTGGGAGTTAGCGGTGTGATGGGTGTCATACTGGTCTGGTTTGTATTTGGCTCTGATGGGATACATCCTTGGGCAACCGCCATCGGTTTGCTATTGGCTAGTGTCCTGAGTCTGATAGGTGTGAGAGCTTTGGGAGAGACTGATCTAAACCCT GTTTCTGGGATCGGGAAGATTAGCCAACTTTTCTTCGCCATCTTACAACCGGGTAATGTCGTGGCCAATATCATTGCTGGCGGGGTAGCGGAG GCTGGAGCTCAACA AGCAGGTGATCTCATGCAAGACCTCAAGACTGGTCATCTTCTCAGGGCTTCTCCTAGAAGTCAGTTTTACGGTCAAATGATTGGTAGCCTGGCGAGTGTATTTGTAGCTACTGCGGGTTACAAGTTCTATACCTCAGCGTATACCATTCCCGGTCCTGAATTTGCTGTTCCTTCTGCTGGTATCTG GCTCAATCTTGCGCGCCTGCTCAATAACGgtcaccttccttctcacGTCATACCCTTTATGTTAGGCTTTGGTGCTCTTTTCGCATGTCTCTCATTCGTCAAAGCTTTCCGTTCGTCTTTCCCCGCGTCCATCGCTTCGTCAAGGCTCgtcactcttcttccttctggtATTGCATTCGCCGTCGGATTTCTCAATTCTCCATCATTCTCGATTGCGAGGTTAATCGGCGGATACATTGCTTACCGCGCTGCAAAAGCCACCAGAACAGGAGAAACGCCACTGTTGATGATAGTGGTCGCGAGCGGGTTTGTATTGGGTGAAGGCGTCGTCAGTGTGATAACTCTTGGTTTGACGAGTGCCGGGGTGGGGGCGATCAGCTGCTGGGGATGTGGCATCAATGGAGGGGGATACTGCTCTGGCGGTTGTTCGTGA
- a CDS encoding hypothetical protein (HMMPfam hit to DUF155, Uncharacterised ACR, YagE family COG1723, score: 204.0, E(): 2.8e-58) produces the protein MSRPQAAPPRPGTAKPQGASPPANVPRRNPGTVPGLARTASSLRQGASLSSLPAHLRNLSAPRVPSPLGKGTPARQLKQSLPVRTSKTTERHVLLPEDPQLAPLHQGPVEAPSPLATPPRRGSVGSALGRHPADERSDAEKMTKREREENKLPRLTAYATAEGYKLKALQAFLKREHGVSVVRVYDDCVYAIYNLPLLPGYATTKVRSSPVVKSPGGVSLMERMTMAEEQGYNDSYFPREDPTEATPAEYILSSSPSGGGDLSGVGTDLDVLAQDGEREREMREAEREGERPTTHYEAVKPEDEPHPCEHTHHDPGTHLSPDHPGYLEHTPSTALTPMDLPPHHHRRLSTGMQMPEEYTAHSSPRAQHRPRRRKSQASLNNVAEAIFFSYGVSVFFGFNEGEEKEIMEDAETAGAWTRGLGEDDWEIEEFHYVHDPDAENPRIYNDMFTFKSRSHLFKLSLAHAIAQSTKLSIYESVMQETLSLTASFPKELSITGHLQLTRREALKMTGRLFKLRMDVNLSGGILDTPELFWSEASLFPLYEAVHEYLEIGPRIQVLNDRLAVAGDLLEIIHEYIEEQATHRLTWIIIWLIVVACFVELGEVIARMIFHAIPREQGEFLMLKAPQLLIGAGQSFV, from the exons ATGTCCCGCCCGCAAGCTGCGCCCCCCCGCCCAGGCACCGCCAAGCCGCAGGGCGCATCCCCGCCGGCGAACGTGCCGAGGCGCAACCCGGGCACGGTTCCAG GCCTCGCACGGAccgcctcctccctccgccAGGGCGCctcgctctcctcgctcCCGGCCCATCTCAGGAACCTCTCTGCGCCCCGCGTCCCCTCGCCCCTCGGCAAAGGCACCCCCGCCCGCCAGCTCAAGCAGTCCCTCCCCGTGCGCACGTCCAAGACCACCGAGCGCCATGTCCTCCTGCCCGAGGACCCCCAGCTCGCGCCCCTCCACCAAGGCCCCGTCGAGGCCCCGTCCCCGCTCGCCACCCCACCCAGGCGCGGCTCAGTCGGCAGCGCGCTCGGAAGGCACCCCGCCGACGAGCGCAGCGACGCCGAGAAGATGACCAAGCGCGAGCGGGAAGAGAACAAGCTGCCCAGGCTCACTGCCTATGCCACCGCCGAGGGCTACAAGCTCAAGGCGCTGCAGGCCTTTCTCAAGCGCGAACATGGCGTGAGCGTCGTGCGGGTCTATGACGATTGCGTGTATGCG ATCTACAACCtgccccttcttccgggATACGCAACGACCAAAGTACGCTCGTCGCCCGTCGTCAAGTCGCCCGGCGGTGTCTCCCTCATGGAGCGCATGACCATGGCCGAGGAGCAAGGCTACAACGACTCGTACTTTCCCCGCGAGGATCCGACGGAAGCCACGCCGGCAGAGTATATTCTCTCCAGCTCTCCATCTGGCGGTGGCGACCTAAGTGGCGTCGGTACCGATCTAGACGTCCTCGCACAAGAtggggaaagggagcgaGAGATGCGCGAGGCTGAGCGCGAAGGCGAGCGGCCAACCACACATTATGAAGCCGTGAAACCCGAGGATGAGCCTCACCCCTGTGAACACACGCACCATGATCCGGGGACACACCTATCTCCCGATCACCCTGGCTACCTCGAGCACACCCCCTCCACAGCCCTCACTCCCATGGATCTACCGCcacaccaccaccgccgcctATCAACAGGCATGCAAATGCCAGAGGAATACACGGCACACTCCTCTCCAAGGGCTCAGCACAGACCTCGTCGACGGAAATCGCAAGCTTCTCTGAACAACGTGGCAGAAGCCATATTCTTCTCATACGGTGTGTCCGTATTCTTTGGATTCAACGAAggcgaggaaaaggaaatcATGGAGGATGCAGAGACCGCCGGGGCTTGGACTCGAGGTCTAGGCGAAGACGACTGGGAAATCGAAGAGTTCCACTATGTG CACGACCCAGACGCCGAGAACCCTCGGATCTACAACGACATGTTTACATTCAAATCCCGCTCACACCTCTTCAAACTTTCTCTCGCGCACGCCATTGCGCAGTCGACAAAACTGAGCATATACGAGTCTGTCATGCAAGAGACGCTTTCACTTACCGCCTCATTCCCCAAGGAACTGTCCATAACAGGGCACCTGCAGTTGACGAGGAGGGAAGCGCTCAAAATGACAGGTAGATTGTTCAAATTGCGGATGGACGTCAACTTGAGTGGCGGCATCCTCGATACTCCCGAGTTATTCTGGTCAGAagcttccctcttcccactGTACGAAGCCGTTCACGAGTACCTCGAGATCGGTCCGAGGATCCAGGTACTGAACGATAGGCTCGCAGTTGCCGGTGATCTG CTCGAAATCATCCATGAGTATATCGAAGAACAAGCAACCCATCGACTCACTTGGATCATCATCTGGTTGATCGTTGTGGCGTGCTTTGTTGAACTG GGCGAAGTTATCGCGAGAATGATCTTCCATGCCATACCAAGGGAACAGGGTGAATTCTTGATGCTCAAGGCTCCCCAGCTGTTGATCGGCGCAGGTCAAAGCTTTGTCTAG
- a CDS encoding hypothetical protein (Match to EST gb|CF185322.1|CF185322; HMMPfam hit to SH3, SH3 domain, score: 184.6, E(): 2e-52; HMMPfam hit to SHD1, SLA1 homology domain 1, SHD1, score: 81.8, E(): 1.8e-21) — protein MAYVAVAKALYDYQPQDPDTELAFHEDHILYIIDKEDNDWWKAKLKDDNGGADGQVGLVPATYVEEIPPISTTRAMFAYESTSPEELSMSDESALHVYSVEDDWLLVRLDSDPSSKLGFVPRNYCEPLDASEQVQVADAADTEAELEAQRQAEHEKELAEKQRQLKLKDKVETWSISELEGKKKKKGTLGVGNAAVFFASDTDKAAPVKQYPITDVLSVSQPSSKNLSLALSTLAEPLQFHCGSADTARAILAKLEQSKAAAGEALELLNNEAQPVSSEDEAEPEPEPQPQPERAPQPAFTPLPPPPHPSRTISATSNNSEPKGVRFAEPEPALEPAPAQKGEEEAATVLYDFDAAGDDELTVKENDTVAIVDKENDEWWLVKDSNGQQGVVPAAYLQLNDGSVPAPSASAAGGPAAYDEDDEEEYRASEAKAEAEAEARAAQQESERQRQLAAEEERRRIQAAAEARRMQEEEDRQLAIQIEEEQKERAARKALRRQEEERRRREEEAKAARENARAGGLQPPQITKRPSGNDVAAAANRLPTRGHAAPARPPDNARSKPNPAKVRTWSDKSGQFDVEAEYLGLLNGKVRLHKLNGVIIDVPLEKMSARDTELIRRHEAKKAKKASMDEDDRPLGQQPTGRRPGQRSVESTHRSEEPIPAEVVRASKAAASKRPPFDWFEFFLSAGCDMDDCTRYATNFERDRIDDSILPDLDNGTLRSLGLREGDVIRVRKVIQSRFSKKTPEQQAQIEKDEELARQLQEQEAGGKPPGLFTGPNGKLANNTRRGRPEKKSTGPESVDAAALAAASDKLAQVTLTPTPPSAPTPPPVILTPPTVEEKKPAAAPATSTGFDDDAWTIKPISKPSSPAPATVTTSSSPGPSAAPVSTSPKVANNTDSLLAQINALRPASTGISQNNTGGSFDKFSHMTGAGAPRAPSAPAQHPAAQQPQSQLSPQPTAQSQQSFVPNAYGLGVQNSGQPMSMLAQQTGMSNSSNAPRGPLAPVPVNQGLLNPMQPQATGMFVPTRDLLPMGAQQTGFQPQQQQPQTTSSFHAQQQMMPQQTGFFTGQMGMQPNFTGFPQQQQQQQQQQQSTFNTIASMPPPQPQQAQQAPDKFAPSNIFAAMKKTDFGKPEEQQPQAAGKYDALRPLTTGYNGAPGMMPQQTGMMAQPTGMMPQQTGMMGMQGQGMPGMMSQMTGYNPMMYQNQTGYGYR, from the exons ATGGCCTACGTCGCAGTCGCAAAGGCCCTCTACGACTACCAGCCACAGGACCCAGACACCGAGCTCGCCTTCCATGAAGACCACATCCTCTACATCATCGACAAGGAGGACAACGA CTGGTGGAAGGCAAAGCTCAAGGATGATAACGGCGGCGCAGACGGCCAGGTCGGCCTCGTACCCGCCACCTATGTCGAGGAG ATACCACCCATAAGCACCACCCGCGCCATGTTCGCCTATGAATCCACCTCTCCGGAAGAACTATCCATGTCAGATGAATCCGCCCTGCACGTGTACTCTGTCGAAGACGACTGGCTCCTCGTTCGACTGGACTCGGACCCTTCATCCAAGCTCGGCTTTGTCCCACGCAACTATTGCGAGCCCCTCGATGCGTCGGAGCAGGTCCAGGTTGCCGACGCAGCCGATACCGAGGCAGAGCTCGAGGCGCAAAGGCAGGCTGAGCACGAAAAGGAGCTCGCCGAGAAGCAGAGGcagctcaagctcaaggacaAGGTCGAAACATGGAGCATCAGTGAGCTCGagggcaaaaagaagaagaaagggacACTTGGTGTCGGCAACGCTGCAGTCTTTTTCGCATCTGATACTGACAAG GCCGCTCCTGTCAAACAATACCCAATCACAGACGTCCTCTCCGTCAGCCAGCCTTCCTCCAAGAACCTCTCTCTCGCCCTCTCCACCCTCGCCGAACCCCTTCAGTTCCATTGCGGCAGCGCTGATACTGCACGCGCCATTCTTGCCAAGCTCGAGCAAAGCAAAGCTGCCGCAGGCGAGGCCCTTGAATTGCTCAACAACGAGGCACAACCTGTCTCTTCTGAAGACGAGGCCGAACCCGAGCCCGAACCCCAACCCCAACCGGAGCGCGCACCACAACCCGCTTTCACcccgcttcctcctcccccccaTCCTTCCCGCACCATCTCCGCCACCTCCAACAACTCTGAACCAAAGGGTGTCCGCTTTGCCGAGCCCGAGCCCGCGCTCGAGCCCGCGCCCGCGCaaaaaggtgaagaagaagcagcgaCCGTTCTCTACGACTTTGATGCCGCGGGCGATGACGAACTGACGGTAAAGGAGAACGATACGGTAGCCATCgtggacaaggagaacGACGAGTGGTGGCTCGTCAAGGATTCAAACGGTCAGCAAGGTGTAGTGCCCGCCGCGTACCTTCAGCTCAATGACGGCTCTGTCCCTGCTCCCTCCGCTTCTGCCGCGGGTGGACCTGCCGCGTacgatgaggacgatgaagaagagtatcGTGCATCCGAAGCCAAAGCTGAAGCCGAAGCCGAAGCCCGTGCCGCCCAGCAGGAATCTGAGCGTCAGCGTCAACTTGccgcagaagaagaacgacgTCGGATTCAAGCGGCTGCCGAAGCTCGTCGCatgcaagaagaagaggacagGCAGTTGGCTATCCAGATTgaggaagaacaaaaggagAGGGCAGCAAGAAAGGCTTTAcgaagacaagaagaggaacgaagacgacgagaggaagaggccaaAGCGGC GAGGGAGAACGCCCGGGCTGGAGGATTGCAGCCGCCTCAAATCACGAAAAGGCCGTCGGGCAACGATGTGGCCGCAGCTGCCAACAGGCTTCCCACCAGAGGACATGCCGCTCCCGCACGACCTCCTGACAATGCTCGTTCCA AACCCAACCCCGCCAAGGTCCGCACCTGGTCCGATAAAAGCGGACAGTTCGACGTCGAAGCTGAATACCTCGGTCTGCTCAATGGCAAGGTCCGCCTGCACAAGCTCAACGGAGTCATTATCGACGTCCCACTCGAAAAAATGTCTGCGCGCGATACCGAGTTGATCAGGAGGCATGAAGCAAAGAAGGCTAAAAAGGCGAGcatggatgaagatgaccgACCGCTGGGCCAGCAGCCTACAGGTAGACGACCAGGACAAAGGTCGGTCGAAAGCACCCACAGGAGCGAGGAACCGATCCCCGCTGAAGTCGTGCGTGCCTCCAAGGCGGCAGCAAGTAAACGCCCCCCATTCGACTGGTTCGAGTTCTTCCTTTCCGCCGGGTGCGATATGGACGACTGCACCCGCTATGCTACCAATTTTGAGCGTGACCGTATTGACGATAGCATCCTACCCGACTTGGATAACGGTACACTTCGCTCCCTCGGTCTGCGCGAAGGCGACGTGATCCGTGTGCGCAAAGTCATCCAGAGCAGGTTCTCAAAGAAGACACCAGAGCAGCAAGCGCagattgaaaaggatgaagagctggCGAGGCAGTTGCAAGAACAAGAGGCGGGTGGCAAGCCGCCTGGACTGTTTACCGGTCCCAATGGGAAATTGGCCAACAACACTCGAAGAGGGAGGCCGGAAAAGAAGTCGACCGGTCCAGAATCAGTCGACGCCGCTGCATTGGCTGCTGCAAGCGACAAGCTTGCTCAAGTCACTCTTACACCCACCCCGCCCAGTGCTCCTACGCCTCCACCCGTGATTTTGACTCCTCCCACCgttgaggaaaagaagccgGCAGCAGCACCTGCCACTTCAACCGGGTTTGACGATGACGCCTGGACTATCAAACCCATTTCCAagccttcctctcccgccCCTGCCACTGTTACGACCAGCTCATCCCCCGGGCCGTCTGCTGCTCCCGTCTCGACTTCTCCCAAGGTAGCCAACAACACCGACTCTCTGCTTGCTCAGATCAATGCGCTCAGGCCCGCGAGTACAGGCATCAGCCAGAATAACACGGGCGGAAGCTTTGACAAGTTTTCCCACATGACGGGCGCAGGCGCGCCCCGAGCACCGTCAGCACCTGCTCAGCACCCAGCCGCCCAGCAACCACAATCCCAGCTATCACCTCAGCCTACCGCCCAGTCACAGCAGTCCTTTGTTCCCAACGCGTATGGCCTCGGTGTGCAGAACTCGGGCCAACCGATGTCGATGCTTGCTCAACAAACAGGCATgtccaactcttccaacGCTCCCCGTGGCCCGCTCGCCCCCGTCCCCGTAAACCAGGGGCTTTTGAACCCCATGCAACCGCAAGCCACAGGGATGTTTGTTCCAACTCGAGATCTATTGCCGATGGGTGCTCAGCAAACTGGATTCCAGccgcaacagcaacagcctcAGACTACTTCCAGCTTCCATGCTCAGCAACAAATGATGCCTCAGCAAACTGGGTTCTTCACCGGTCAGATGGGTATGCAGCCTA ACTTTACTGGCTTTccccaacaacaacaacaacaacaacaacaacaacagtcCACATTTAACACCATTGCCTCCATGCCccctcctcaacctcaacaaGCTCAGCAGGCCCCTGACAAGTTTGCGCCTTCAAACATCTTTGCGGctatgaagaagacggacTTTGGTAAACCCGAGGAACAACAACCTCAAGCAGCTG GCAAATACGATGCCCTTCGTCCACTCACTACAGGCTATAACGGCGCGCCGGGTATGATGCCTCAGCAGACTGGCATGATGGCTCAACCTACCGGGATGATGCCGCAACAGACTGGTATGATGGGTATGCAGGGGCAGGGAATGCCTGGAATGATGTCCCAAATGACAGGGTACAACCCGATGATGTACCAAAATCAAACAGGGTATGGGTACCGATAG